The DNA region AGCTTGTCACCGGCGGCTACTTCACCACCCTCGGCGTGCGAACCATCTCCGGTCGTCCCATCGGTGACGATGACGATAAGCCGGGGCAGCCACCGGTGGCTGTGGTGAGCGAACGATTGTGGCGGGCGTGGGGGCGCTCCCTGCCGCTCGAATCCGGCGCGACCGTGGTCTTCAACAACGCGCCCTTCGCCATCGTGGGTATCGTGCCCAACACCTTTTCGGGAGTTGAGATCGGCCGCAGGGCAGACGTGTGGGTGCCTGTGGTGCAGCGAGCGATCGCCACTGGAAACCCGACCGATGCGGCCATCTCGTCTCGACGCACGAGCTGGCTGACGGTGATGGGCCGACGGCGCCCCGGCACCAGCCACGCCGCGCTCACGAGCGACCTGATGCAAATCGAGCAAGGGCTGTATCCCAAGTGGGAACGCACCGAGCCGCGACGCCTCTATGCCGGACCTGGGTCTCACGGTGACTTCACCGTGCCTGAGTCGGTTGTCTCGACGCTGCAGGCGCTGTTGATAGCCACCTTCGTTGTGCTGCTTGTGGCGTGCGCCAATGTGGCGAACCTGCTGATGGCCCGGGCGGCCGATCGGAGTCGTGAACTGGCGCTCCGGCTGGCGCTGGGGGCGGGTCGATGGCGGTTGTTCCGTCTCATCGTGGCGGAAGCCGTGTTGTTGTGTGTGGGCAGTGCGATCCTCGGTCTCGGGCTTGCCAGCGCAGGCGCCACCGCGGCCTCACGCCTGATGTTGCGGTTTGGCGAACCGGTCGCGCTTGATCTGTCGATCGACTGGCGACTGGCGCTGTTTGTGTCGGGACTGGCGTTGGCCTCAGCGCTGCTGTCGAGTCTCGCGCCTGCGGTTCACGTGTTGCGATCCACCCGCCTGGCCGCGATGGCTGATGGTGGCCGCGGCGGCACGGCCACTCGCCTTGCCGGCCTCCTGCGATCGGGAATGCTCGTCGGTCAGTTCGCGCTCTCACTTGCGCTGGTCGTCTCAGCGCTGTTACTCGTCAGGACGGTGGGCAATCTCAGGAACGCGCCCACCGGTTTTGCCACGAATGAAGTGGCGCTGCTGGCCGTGGCGCCGGGCGCGGCGCAGTTCAGTGAGAGTCGCGCGGACGCGTACGTCACCGAAGGCATCGATCGGCTATCGGCGATCCCCGGCGTTCGGGCAGCGGCCTTCGCGCGCGTTCGCCCCGTCAACACGGGCGGCTCACGCATGACCATTCATGTGTCCGGCTATGCGCCGCAGCCCGACGAGGACATGGAGATCAACTACAACTCGGTGACCAGTGCGTACTTTGAAGCCATGGGCATTCGGTTGCTTGATGGCGCGGCGCTTCGCGCACGACCGGTCGCGGCTGCGGCGCCCGCCGCTTCCCAGGCGGCAGCGACGGCCGCAGGTCCTCAGGCTGCAGGCCCACCGGCTCCGCCGCCGTTGATCGAGGGTGTCGTCAACGAGACCATGGCCAGGCGCTACTGGCCCAACGCACGCGCGGTCGGCCAACGGTTCTACCTCGGCGACGACACCACGGGCCAGCCGGTTGAAGTGGTTGGAATGGTGGCCGATGCGAAATATCGCGAGGTGCGCGAGGAGCCGCGACCCAGTTTCTACGTGCACATGTCGCCCAGGCACGCGCTGGACGGTGTCTTTCACGTACGCGTCGCCGGGGCACTGTCAACCACGATGCCGGCGCTCAGGCGGGCGCTGGTGGATCTGGCGCCCTCCGTCCCCATCACCCAGACGCGCACCCTGCGCAATCAGATCGACGTGAACATCACGGACGATCGCCTGGCGATGACCATCGGCGCCGTGCTGGCGGGTGCGGCAATCTTCCTGGCCGGCGTCGGGCTCTTCAGCGCGATGGCACACATGGTGGGCCAGCGCACCAGGGAGATCGGCGTGCGCGTGGCTCTGGGCGCAACCGCGCTCGGCATTCAGGGGCTCGTGTTTCGCCAGGCCCTGTCGATCACCCTGCTTGGCGCGGCGATTGGATTCGGACTGGCGATGTGGGCCACTTCTGTCACCGCGAGCCGACTCTACGGCGTTGACCGATTCGACGGGGCAAGCTTCGGCGGAGCCGCGCTGGTTCTGGCGGCGGTCGCCCTTGGGGCGGCGCTCATTCCAGCGCGACGCGCATCGCGCGTCGATCCTGTGGACGCGCTGCGACGCGACTAGGGCGCCGCGGGCGTAATGGCGAAATGCATTTCGTAGCGCGGCGTGAACCTCAACGCCGCGATAAACGGCGGCCTTGAGACCCAGGCCGCCCTACGAGGACAGGCCGCCCTACGAGGAGGGCAGAGACATTCCTACATTCTTCCCTGCAATCGGTTTGTCCGACATTTCGCCATTTCGGACATTTGTGACATTTCGCCATTACACGCGGGAGCGCGCCTAGCGCCGTGCGAGAATGCGCTCCCGCACC from Acidobacteriota bacterium includes:
- a CDS encoding ABC transporter permease, whose amino-acid sequence is MTPTPPRLARWLLERFTIAADRDAVLGDLNEEFETRAQVSPADAARWYRRQAIQSLVPVLRRRWPASISPTPSGALMDSLWQDVRFAFRLSRRKPLVSVVAILSLVIGIALATVVFSILNAAVLRPLPVSAPDDLVVVLEQRPTSIQHQMSYPDYLDIRAEQRAFVDIFGWSPRQMVATVGNATTIVDAELVTGGYFTTLGVRTISGRPIGDDDDKPGQPPVAVVSERLWRAWGRSLPLESGATVVFNNAPFAIVGIVPNTFSGVEIGRRADVWVPVVQRAIATGNPTDAAISSRRTSWLTVMGRRRPGTSHAALTSDLMQIEQGLYPKWERTEPRRLYAGPGSHGDFTVPESVVSTLQALLIATFVVLLVACANVANLLMARAADRSRELALRLALGAGRWRLFRLIVAEAVLLCVGSAILGLGLASAGATAASRLMLRFGEPVALDLSIDWRLALFVSGLALASALLSSLAPAVHVLRSTRLAAMADGGRGGTATRLAGLLRSGMLVGQFALSLALVVSALLLVRTVGNLRNAPTGFATNEVALLAVAPGAAQFSESRADAYVTEGIDRLSAIPGVRAAAFARVRPVNTGGSRMTIHVSGYAPQPDEDMEINYNSVTSAYFEAMGIRLLDGAALRARPVAAAAPAASQAAATAAGPQAAGPPAPPPLIEGVVNETMARRYWPNARAVGQRFYLGDDTTGQPVEVVGMVADAKYREVREEPRPSFYVHMSPRHALDGVFHVRVAGALSTTMPALRRALVDLAPSVPITQTRTLRNQIDVNITDDRLAMTIGAVLAGAAIFLAGVGLFSAMAHMVGQRTREIGVRVALGATALGIQGLVFRQALSITLLGAAIGFGLAMWATSVTASRLYGVDRFDGASFGGAALVLAAVALGAALIPARRASRVDPVDALRRD